In Acidobacteriota bacterium, the following proteins share a genomic window:
- a CDS encoding BamA/TamA family outer membrane protein: MGRGETFGVSVQRGQWANNSQLSFTRPYNFGRPISLGTQIFSREIDWFSFREKTVGGSSTFGIPLRLFTRMFVTYSLENSQASISEYLGRNVDASYLAAYNPFFADALLLGSDGKRTVSKVTPQLQHNTVDHPIFPSQGKSLSLALELAGAGGNTRFVKPILEATVYRPHTARTIIGARVQYRHLQAGNPEMIPVFERLWLGDEYSIRGFDIRRVGPTLSDVNPDVPNNSYQGLIVMGGNKSLLLNLEYQFVLGGPVRLVTFYDAGQVQDFGREFSMNDFRTSTGVELRFFMPMLNVPFRLIYYYNPQVEGIFNDRYQPQERHGFRFAMGTTF, translated from the coding sequence ATGGGACGCGGCGAGACGTTCGGCGTCTCGGTGCAGCGCGGGCAGTGGGCCAACAACTCGCAGTTGTCCTTCACCCGGCCCTACAACTTCGGGCGTCCGATCTCTCTGGGAACGCAGATTTTCTCGCGGGAGATCGACTGGTTCAGCTTCCGGGAGAAGACGGTCGGCGGCTCCTCGACCTTCGGCATACCGCTGAGGCTGTTCACCCGCATGTTCGTGACCTACAGCCTGGAGAACTCCCAGGCCAGCATCAGCGAGTACCTGGGGCGCAACGTCGACGCGTCGTACCTGGCGGCGTACAACCCGTTCTTCGCGGACGCCCTGCTGCTCGGGAGCGACGGCAAGCGTACGGTGAGCAAGGTGACGCCGCAGCTCCAGCACAACACGGTCGATCACCCGATCTTTCCGAGCCAGGGAAAGAGCCTGTCGCTGGCCCTCGAGCTGGCCGGCGCCGGCGGCAACACGAGGTTCGTGAAGCCGATCCTGGAGGCCACCGTCTACCGGCCGCATACGGCTCGCACGATCATCGGCGCGCGCGTGCAGTACCGTCACCTGCAGGCGGGCAATCCCGAAATGATTCCGGTCTTCGAGCGTTTGTGGCTCGGCGACGAGTACTCGATTCGCGGATTCGACATCCGCCGCGTCGGCCCGACGCTGTCGGACGTCAATCCCGATGTCCCGAACAATTCGTACCAGGGACTGATCGTCATGGGCGGCAACAAGAGCCTGCTGCTCAACCTCGAGTACCAGTTCGTGCTCGGGGGGCCGGTACGGCTGGTGACCTTCTACGACGCCGGGCAGGTCCAGGACTTCGGTCGGGAGTTCAGCATGAACGACTTCCGAACATCGACCGGCGTCGAGTTGCGCTTCTTCATGCCGATGCTGAACGTGCCGTTCCGGCTGATCTACTACTACAACCCGCAGGTGGAAGGCATCTTCAACGATCGCTATCAGCCGCAGGAACGCCACGGATTCCGTTTCGCGATGGGCACGACGTTCTGA
- a CDS encoding ABC transporter ATP-binding protein — protein MPFLDVRGLSKSYSMGGRTLPVLRDLDLTVETGEMVAIMGASGVGKSTLLQLLGGLDRVREGRIEAAGVELTALDDDALTAFRNRRVGFVFQLHHLLPEFSALENVEMPMRIARRSPAESRARAEALLREVGLGDRLAHRPGMLSGGEQQRVAVARALVMRPALLLADEPTGDLDESTGAAIHGLLLDMHRAHGLTSVVATHNERLAAACDRVLRLAGGGLSAA, from the coding sequence ATGCCTTTCCTGGACGTGCGCGGGTTGTCGAAGTCGTATTCCATGGGCGGGCGTACGCTGCCGGTGCTGCGCGATCTCGACCTGACCGTCGAGACCGGGGAGATGGTCGCGATCATGGGGGCGTCCGGGGTCGGCAAGAGCACGCTGCTGCAGCTTCTGGGCGGCCTCGACCGCGTTCGGGAAGGGCGGATCGAGGCCGCCGGCGTGGAGCTGACGGCCCTCGACGACGATGCCCTCACCGCGTTCAGAAACCGGCGCGTCGGGTTCGTCTTCCAGCTCCATCACCTGCTGCCGGAGTTCTCCGCCCTGGAGAACGTCGAGATGCCGATGCGCATCGCGCGGCGTTCGCCGGCGGAGTCCCGGGCGCGGGCGGAGGCGCTGCTGCGCGAGGTGGGGCTCGGAGACCGCCTCGCGCACCGGCCCGGCATGCTGTCGGGCGGGGAGCAGCAGCGGGTGGCCGTGGCGCGCGCCCTCGTGATGCGGCCGGCGCTGCTGCTCGCCGACGAGCCGACCGGCGATCTGGACGAGTCGACCGGCGCGGCGATCCACGGCCTGCTCCTCGACATGCACCGCGCGCACGGCCTGACGTCGGTCGTGGCCACCCACAACGAGCGGTTGGCCGCCGCGTGCGACCGCGTGCTGCGGCTCGCCGGTGGGGGGCTTTCCGCGGCTTGA
- a CDS encoding VanZ family protein translates to MAAIWFVSGTPSPPRLPGSVSDVTAHFLAYGSLGAAMLRGVAGAEWPRVGVGGALLAAALSAAYGVTDELHQSFVPGRTPELRDVAADALGSAAGAGLVWAWSIVLAVRARRHAG, encoded by the coding sequence ATGGCCGCCATCTGGTTCGTGTCCGGCACACCCTCGCCGCCGCGATTGCCCGGCTCGGTGTCCGACGTCACCGCGCACTTCCTGGCGTACGGCTCGCTCGGGGCGGCGATGCTGCGGGGCGTGGCCGGCGCGGAATGGCCGCGGGTCGGCGTCGGCGGCGCGCTCCTGGCCGCCGCGCTGAGCGCCGCCTATGGCGTGACGGACGAGCTCCACCAGTCGTTCGTGCCCGGCCGGACACCCGAGCTGCGGGACGTGGCGGCGGATGCACTCGGATCGGCGGCCGGCGCCGGGCTGGTGTGGGCGTGGAGTATAGTTCTTGCCGTTCGAGCCAGACGCCATGCCGGATGA
- the lysS gene encoding lysine--tRNA ligase: MSAEFPRGQRSISGILKATRLRRELNAEQRRDYLEALLDGQPDIERIERKKDREILYALKERGSLDERDRRNANHEALRALGVEPYPARFNRSDNVSAVVDVHEGRSGAELEDERPETSTAGRIVAIRSFGKANFLVLSDGKSRLQVYLREDSVSPRDFKVFRLLDVGDLVGVEGRMFRTRTDELTVWAKSLSFLAKCFEPLPEQWYDTDVEIRYRQRYLDLIVNPASRPVFETRSRVIRAIRRFLDRRDYLEVETPMMQPMPGGALARPFVTHHNALDLPLYLRVAPELYLKRLTVGGMERVYEINRNFRNEGISTRHNPEFTMLEFYEAYSDYEKLMDLTEELLGAVADEVLDGQECTYDGAVISWRRPFARLSLRGAVRGAVSKRLGRDVSEDDLRDRAKVTELARDLDVDVAPDAGPGKIAFTLFEALCEDELVQPTFVHDFPTEVSPLSKQCPGDPDTVERFELYIGGMEIANAFSELNDPAEQRRRFEAQLRARGAGDEEAHAMDEDYIRALEHGLPPTGGEGIGIDRLVMLLTDSRSIRDVILFPLLRPLAGS; this comes from the coding sequence ATGAGTGCGGAGTTTCCGCGTGGCCAGAGATCCATCAGCGGAATTCTGAAGGCAACCAGATTGCGCCGGGAGCTGAATGCCGAACAACGCCGGGATTATCTGGAAGCTCTCCTTGACGGGCAGCCGGACATCGAACGAATCGAACGGAAGAAGGACAGAGAGATTCTGTACGCGCTGAAGGAGCGTGGCAGCCTGGACGAGCGGGACCGGAGGAACGCGAACCACGAGGCGCTTCGGGCGCTGGGGGTCGAGCCGTACCCCGCCCGTTTCAACCGGTCAGACAATGTATCGGCGGTCGTTGACGTACACGAGGGTCGCTCCGGGGCGGAACTGGAGGACGAGCGTCCCGAGACGAGCACGGCCGGCCGCATCGTGGCAATCAGGAGCTTCGGGAAGGCGAACTTCCTGGTGCTGTCGGACGGGAAGTCGAGGCTGCAGGTCTACCTCCGGGAGGACTCCGTCAGCCCGCGCGACTTCAAGGTGTTCAGGCTACTCGACGTCGGTGACCTCGTCGGCGTCGAGGGCCGCATGTTTCGCACCCGGACCGACGAGCTGACCGTCTGGGCGAAGTCCCTGAGTTTCCTCGCCAAGTGCTTCGAGCCGCTCCCGGAGCAGTGGTACGACACCGACGTCGAGATCCGCTACCGCCAGCGCTATCTCGATCTGATCGTCAATCCGGCGTCCCGGCCGGTCTTCGAGACCCGCAGCCGCGTCATTCGGGCCATCCGCCGGTTTCTCGACCGTCGCGACTACCTGGAGGTCGAGACGCCGATGATGCAGCCGATGCCGGGCGGCGCGCTCGCCCGGCCGTTCGTGACACATCACAATGCGCTCGACCTGCCACTCTATCTGCGGGTCGCGCCGGAGCTCTACCTGAAGCGGCTCACCGTCGGCGGGATGGAGCGCGTCTACGAGATCAACCGCAACTTCCGCAACGAGGGGATCTCGACGCGGCACAACCCCGAGTTCACGATGCTCGAGTTCTACGAGGCCTACAGCGACTACGAGAAGCTGATGGACCTGACCGAGGAGCTGCTCGGCGCCGTGGCGGACGAGGTGCTCGACGGACAGGAATGCACGTACGACGGCGCGGTCATCTCGTGGCGCAGGCCGTTTGCGCGGCTTTCACTGCGCGGGGCAGTGCGCGGCGCCGTCTCGAAACGGCTGGGCCGCGACGTGTCCGAGGACGACCTCCGGGATCGGGCGAAGGTGACGGAACTGGCCCGCGATCTCGACGTCGACGTCGCGCCCGACGCCGGTCCCGGCAAGATCGCTTTCACGCTGTTCGAGGCGCTGTGCGAGGATGAGCTCGTGCAGCCGACCTTCGTCCACGACTTCCCGACCGAGGTCTCGCCGCTGTCGAAGCAATGCCCCGGCGACCCCGACACGGTGGAGCGGTTCGAGCTCTACATCGGCGGCATGGAGATCGCCAACGCGTTCAGCGAGCTGAACGACCCGGCGGAGCAGCGGCGCCGTTTCGAAGCCCAGTTGCGGGCGCGGGGCGCCGGCGACGAGGAGGCGCACGCCATGGACGAAGACTACATCCGCGCCCTCGAGCACGGCCTGCCACCCACCGGCGGCGAAGGCATCGGCATCGACCGGCTGGTCATGCTGCTGACCGACAGCCGGTCCATTCGGGACGTCATCCTGTTTCCGCTGCTGCGGCCGCTCGCCGGGTCGTAG
- a CDS encoding 6,7-dimethyl-8-ribityllumazine synthase produces MRDTPVIEGATDASGLRVGLVVSAYHRAVTAGLCDGALEALRAAGARSAGTEGAGSATVIEVPGAFEIPLAARRAAESGNFDAVVCLGCIVRGETPHFDYLASAVAHAIAAASQATGVPMTFGVLTTNTLDEAAARAGDGPSNKGREAALAAVQLANVLGSLPESGRTGA; encoded by the coding sequence ATGAGAGACACCCCTGTCATCGAGGGGGCGACCGACGCGTCGGGCTTGCGGGTCGGCCTCGTCGTCTCCGCGTACCATCGCGCGGTTACCGCCGGCCTGTGCGATGGCGCCCTGGAGGCGCTCCGCGCTGCGGGCGCCCGCAGCGCGGGGACCGAGGGCGCCGGCTCGGCGACGGTGATCGAGGTGCCGGGCGCTTTCGAGATTCCGCTTGCCGCGCGCCGGGCCGCGGAGTCCGGCAACTTCGACGCGGTCGTCTGTCTCGGCTGCATCGTGCGGGGGGAGACGCCGCACTTCGACTATCTGGCATCCGCAGTCGCGCACGCGATCGCCGCGGCGTCGCAGGCGACCGGCGTCCCGATGACGTTCGGGGTGCTGACGACGAACACGCTGGACGAGGCCGCCGCCCGCGCCGGTGACGGGCCCTCGAACAAGGGACGCGAAGCCGCACTGGCCGCCGTGCAGTTGGCCAACGTCCTCGGCTCGCTGCCGGAGTCGGGCCGGACCGGGGCGTGA
- a CDS encoding OmpH family outer membrane protein: MHSLSTIQAARGWGSRAHEDYPMRLVVLTTLLAALLSGVTAAPAAAQARSSLPFPAGTKYAFVDLQRVVAESVPGQSANAQVQQLLEAKRAEIEARQATLQTQIDAKNQSLLSMQQRLAQGETVMSLEARQGLTRDIARLQVDIQRDTEDAQAEMQRVTQDADAEVTDLQQRLQVDLDSRLGPALASVASERGIDFILNSAGLVWANPALDLTQLVIDDLNRR, from the coding sequence ATGCATTCGTTGTCAACCATCCAGGCCGCGCGCGGCTGGGGGTCGCGCGCCCACGAGGACTACCCGATGAGACTTGTTGTCCTGACGACGTTGCTCGCCGCTTTACTGTCCGGGGTCACCGCTGCGCCCGCGGCCGCGCAGGCCCGGTCTTCGCTGCCGTTCCCGGCCGGCACCAAGTACGCCTTCGTGGATCTGCAACGCGTCGTCGCCGAGTCGGTCCCCGGACAGAGCGCCAACGCACAGGTGCAGCAGTTGCTCGAGGCGAAGCGGGCGGAGATCGAAGCGCGGCAGGCCACGCTGCAGACCCAGATCGACGCCAAGAACCAGAGCCTGCTGAGCATGCAGCAGCGACTGGCGCAGGGCGAGACGGTCATGAGCCTCGAGGCCCGTCAGGGCCTGACGCGCGACATCGCCCGCCTGCAGGTCGACATTCAGCGCGACACGGAGGACGCCCAGGCCGAGATGCAGCGCGTCACCCAGGATGCCGACGCGGAGGTGACGGATCTGCAGCAGAGACTCCAGGTGGATCTGGACTCGAGGCTGGGTCCCGCACTTGCTTCGGTCGCGAGCGAGCGCGGGATCGATTTCATCCTGAACTCGGCCGGGCTGGTCTGGGCGAACCCGGCGCTCGACCTGACGCAACTGGTCATAGACGACCTGAACAGACGCTGA
- the nusB gene encoding transcription antitermination factor NusB: MTISQFFRDRLGAPLVNARWSWGAISPSTGQVYLRVWDDERGTLRGRRCVRITDGEFPDTADPGDRERHAHVQEIERGVKPYCVVLTAVDPRESPRKIKSFDESALLVGGELIKDAEGRFWLEDAGRCPVPAPGEQPEVASSGTPREERPRLVKRVARGVPEAPSDHPARREPSRAARASGSPAEGPPESRGVRNAPGHGARGQGTVAGAPGGRRRARETALQSLHRTLDTPEGVFGARESRTDNSRERHRARETALQLLYQWDVGRIGAGDLDDALDLFWTVHPAPAPRRELAVGLARGAVAALPEIDALIARHTDNWRSERLAVVDRLIMRLAVYELLFERTPAAVVINEALELAKTFSGERAVAFVNGVLDAVRRAITEERDRSSALGT, translated from the coding sequence ATGACGATCTCCCAGTTCTTCAGGGACCGCCTCGGCGCGCCCCTTGTCAACGCCAGGTGGTCGTGGGGGGCGATCTCGCCGTCGACCGGTCAGGTCTACCTGCGCGTCTGGGATGACGAGCGCGGTACGCTGAGAGGACGGCGCTGCGTCCGGATCACGGACGGCGAGTTCCCCGACACGGCCGACCCGGGTGACCGCGAGCGGCATGCGCACGTGCAGGAGATCGAGAGAGGCGTCAAGCCCTATTGCGTCGTTCTGACAGCCGTCGACCCCCGGGAGAGTCCGCGGAAGATCAAGTCCTTCGACGAGAGCGCGTTGCTGGTCGGCGGTGAACTGATCAAGGACGCCGAGGGGCGCTTCTGGCTGGAGGATGCGGGCCGGTGCCCGGTCCCGGCGCCCGGCGAGCAGCCTGAGGTTGCTTCCTCGGGGACGCCGCGCGAGGAGCGGCCGCGACTGGTGAAGCGCGTCGCTCGCGGCGTGCCGGAAGCTCCTTCCGACCATCCGGCGCGTCGCGAGCCGTCTCGCGCCGCCCGCGCGTCCGGAAGCCCGGCGGAGGGGCCCCCTGAGAGCCGCGGGGTGCGGAACGCACCCGGGCACGGGGCCCGCGGGCAGGGGACGGTCGCCGGAGCGCCAGGCGGGCGCCGGCGGGCCCGGGAGACGGCGCTCCAGTCGTTGCATCGGACTCTCGATACCCCGGAGGGCGTGTTCGGCGCCAGGGAGTCCCGAACGGACAACTCGCGCGAGCGCCACAGGGCTCGCGAGACCGCTCTGCAGTTGCTGTATCAGTGGGACGTCGGCCGCATCGGGGCCGGCGACCTCGACGACGCGCTCGACCTCTTCTGGACGGTGCATCCGGCGCCGGCCCCCCGCCGGGAGCTCGCGGTCGGCCTCGCCCGCGGCGCCGTGGCCGCGTTGCCGGAGATCGATGCGCTGATCGCGCGACACACCGACAACTGGCGGTCGGAGCGCCTGGCCGTCGTCGACCGGCTCATCATGCGTTTGGCCGTGTACGAGCTGCTGTTCGAACGGACGCCGGCGGCGGTAGTCATCAACGAGGCGCTGGAGCTGGCGAAGACCTTCAGCGGCGAGCGCGCGGTCGCCTTCGTCAACGGCGTGCTCGACGCCGTGCGGCGCGCGATCACGGAGGAGCGCGACCGGAGCAGCGCGCTGGGGACGTGA
- a CDS encoding enoyl-CoA hydratase: MPDENLTIERDGAVAVLTVTRPAVLNALNNRTIIELEAAVSRLTADDAVRVVILTGAGDKAFIAGADIRELAELNPVTAEALAARGHALCHALERMGKPVIAAVNGYALGGGCELAMACTLRIAADTARLGQPEIGLGLLPGYGGTQRLPRLVGAGRALEMTLTGDPVDAQEAWRIGLVNRVVPRAELMASTMELAQRIAGQAPVAVRCILAAVRDGLGMTLADGCTHEASLFGLAAATSDWGEGTRAFLEKRRPRFTGS, encoded by the coding sequence ATGCCGGATGAGAACCTGACCATCGAGCGCGATGGGGCCGTGGCCGTGCTCACCGTCACGCGGCCCGCGGTTCTGAACGCACTGAACAACCGGACGATCATCGAGCTGGAGGCCGCGGTGAGTCGGCTGACCGCCGACGACGCGGTGCGGGTGGTGATTCTGACCGGCGCCGGGGACAAGGCGTTCATCGCCGGCGCCGACATTCGCGAGCTGGCGGAGTTGAATCCGGTCACCGCCGAGGCGCTGGCGGCGCGCGGGCACGCGTTGTGCCACGCGCTGGAGCGGATGGGCAAGCCGGTGATCGCGGCCGTCAACGGCTACGCGCTGGGCGGCGGTTGCGAGCTGGCCATGGCCTGCACGCTGCGCATCGCGGCCGACACGGCGAGGCTCGGCCAACCGGAGATCGGGCTCGGCCTGTTGCCCGGCTACGGCGGCACGCAGCGCCTGCCGCGGTTGGTCGGCGCCGGACGCGCGCTGGAGATGACCCTGACCGGCGATCCCGTCGACGCGCAGGAGGCCTGGCGGATCGGTCTCGTGAACCGTGTCGTGCCGCGGGCCGAGCTGATGGCGAGCACGATGGAGCTCGCGCAGCGGATCGCGGGCCAGGCCCCAGTCGCCGTGCGCTGCATCCTGGCGGCCGTCCGCGACGGACTCGGGATGACGCTCGCCGACGGGTGCACTCACGAAGCGAGCCTGTTCGGGCTGGCCGCCGCGACGAGTGACTGGGGCGAAGGTACGCGCGCGTTTCTCGAGAAGCGCCGGCCGCGGTTTACCGGCTCATGA
- a CDS encoding FtsX-like permease family protein — MNLPFELYVSLRYLVARRKQASMASTSLISVLGVTVGVTALIVALALMTGLQQELRDRIVGSQAHVYVWNVLEGGFADYREAARTLAALPRVEAAAPAIPGRALARSRRGDVFMNVKGIDPELEAAVTELDTSLSSGSLADLSGYDGPALGGIVIGEGVSRELGAFVGDEITLLTPSGTLSPMGVLPRPRRLAVVGVFSLGMYQYDAAYGFVTLDAARRLFGKDRVEMMQLRVDDPYASREVADAIPEQLGDAYMTDDWSQLNSTLFEALFLEKMAISVAIGLIVVVATLNIVSSLIMLVMEKSRDIAILKTMGASARTIRRIFVLQGAAIGLAGTAAGAAAGYVICTVMDRYQLLRLPVDVYQVTYVPFIIEPFDFGVVLLAANAVCLFVTLHPSRRAAAIEPAEALRYQ; from the coding sequence ATGAACCTGCCCTTCGAGCTCTACGTTTCACTTCGCTATCTCGTGGCGCGCCGCAAGCAGGCGTCCATGGCGAGCACGTCGCTCATCTCAGTGCTCGGCGTGACGGTCGGGGTCACCGCGCTGATCGTCGCGCTGGCCCTGATGACCGGGTTGCAGCAGGAGCTTCGGGACCGCATCGTCGGCTCGCAGGCCCACGTGTACGTCTGGAACGTGCTGGAAGGCGGCTTCGCGGACTACCGGGAGGCGGCTCGCACGCTGGCCGCGCTGCCGCGCGTGGAGGCTGCCGCGCCGGCGATTCCGGGCCGGGCCCTCGCCCGCAGCCGCCGCGGCGACGTCTTCATGAACGTCAAGGGCATCGACCCGGAGCTGGAGGCGGCGGTCACGGAGCTGGATACGTCGTTGAGCAGCGGAAGCCTGGCGGATTTGTCCGGCTACGACGGGCCGGCGCTCGGCGGCATCGTGATCGGCGAGGGGGTCTCGCGGGAGCTCGGCGCGTTCGTGGGGGACGAGATCACCCTCCTCACCCCGAGCGGCACGCTGTCGCCGATGGGGGTGCTGCCGCGTCCCCGCCGCCTCGCGGTGGTCGGCGTCTTCAGTCTCGGGATGTACCAGTACGACGCGGCGTACGGCTTCGTGACGCTGGACGCCGCCCGGCGGCTGTTCGGCAAGGACCGGGTCGAGATGATGCAGCTCCGCGTCGACGACCCCTATGCCTCGCGGGAGGTCGCCGACGCCATCCCGGAGCAGCTCGGCGACGCCTACATGACCGATGACTGGTCACAACTCAACTCGACCCTCTTCGAGGCGCTGTTCCTGGAGAAGATGGCCATCTCTGTCGCCATCGGCCTGATCGTGGTCGTGGCGACGCTCAACATCGTGTCGTCGCTGATCATGCTCGTCATGGAGAAGAGCCGGGACATCGCCATCCTCAAGACCATGGGCGCGAGCGCCCGCACGATACGGCGGATCTTCGTCCTGCAGGGGGCCGCCATCGGTCTGGCCGGGACCGCCGCGGGCGCCGCCGCCGGCTACGTCATCTGCACGGTCATGGATCGCTACCAGCTCCTGCGACTCCCGGTGGACGTGTACCAGGTGACCTACGTGCCGTTCATCATCGAGCCCTTCGACTTTGGCGTCGTCCTGCTGGCGGCGAACGCCGTCTGCCTCTTCGTGACCCTGCATCCCTCGCGCCGCGCGGCCGCCATCGAGCCGGCGGAGGCGCTGCGGTACCAGTAG
- a CDS encoding ATP-dependent Clp protease ATP-binding subunit, which yields MFERYTERARRVLFFARYEASQLGSISIETEHLLLGLIREGKGLTSRIFARSRLSLENIRKEIEGRTVFREKVSTSVEIPFSAETKRVLQFAAEEADRLLHNYIGTEHLLLGILREERSVASTILSEKGMRLNAVREDIVQLLNEKTTVTRVKETPLLAEFSRDLSDAAMKNRLDPLVGRAVEIERVQQVLCRRTKNNAVLIGEPGVGKTAIVEGLAQRIAFGDIPHFLADKRLLALDIPLIVAGTKYRGQFEERLKAIMKELTENPNIIVFIDELHTLVGAGSAEGSLDAANILKPALSRGEIRCIGATTPAEYRKYIEKDRSLERRFQAVKVEPPTETEALEILSRIKDRYERYHRVAYSQEAMEAAVYQSNRYITDRFLPDKAIDLVDEAGARAKLRAAGYSEEFSEINKNIRVAVEQMESATAQKDYERAQFFREQEVLARENLQVVREKFDVEAGGQPVEVGSADIDDVVSKWTGVPLTTINQDESAKLLRMEDELHRRVISQERAISALARAIRRSRAGLKSPHRPVGSFVFLGPTGVGKTELARALASFLFGSDTALVRFDMSEYMEKHSVSKLIGSPPGYVGHDEGGQLTEKVKRHPYSVVLLDEIEKAHPDLFNILLQVFEDGHLTDGLGNRVDFKNTIVIMTSNIGARHIQKKAAVGFQSTSAQEVQRSVTDLVLGEVKRTFNPEFVNRVDEIIVFEALTDDDLREILRMLVRQLNENLAGRDLRINLAPDVIDWIIDLTCKDRSYGARPLRRAIQRHVEDPLSEELIRGRLESGEIEVYLDAGVLAYRAAGEEVEGRCLV from the coding sequence ATGTTCGAGCGATACACGGAACGGGCGCGGCGTGTCTTGTTCTTCGCGCGCTACGAGGCGAGCCAGCTCGGCAGCATCTCGATCGAGACCGAGCACCTGCTGCTCGGCCTGATTCGCGAGGGCAAGGGACTGACGAGCCGCATCTTCGCCCGCTCGCGCCTGTCTCTAGAGAACATCCGCAAGGAGATCGAAGGGCGCACCGTCTTCCGCGAAAAGGTGTCCACGTCGGTCGAGATTCCGTTCAGCGCCGAGACCAAGCGCGTGCTGCAGTTCGCCGCCGAGGAGGCGGACCGGCTGCTCCACAACTACATCGGGACGGAGCATCTGCTGCTCGGCATCCTGCGCGAGGAGCGCTCCGTGGCGTCGACCATCCTCTCCGAGAAGGGGATGCGGCTCAACGCGGTCCGCGAGGACATCGTGCAGCTCCTCAACGAGAAGACCACGGTGACCCGCGTCAAGGAGACGCCGCTGCTGGCCGAGTTCAGCCGCGACCTGTCCGACGCGGCCATGAAGAACCGGCTCGACCCGCTGGTGGGCCGCGCCGTGGAGATCGAGCGGGTGCAGCAGGTGCTGTGCCGCCGGACGAAGAACAACGCCGTGCTCATCGGCGAGCCCGGGGTCGGCAAGACGGCCATCGTCGAGGGGCTGGCGCAGCGCATCGCTTTCGGCGACATCCCGCACTTCCTGGCCGACAAGCGGCTGCTCGCGCTCGACATCCCGCTGATCGTGGCCGGCACCAAGTATCGCGGGCAGTTCGAGGAACGCCTCAAGGCGATCATGAAGGAGCTGACCGAGAATCCGAACATCATCGTGTTCATCGACGAGTTGCACACGCTGGTGGGCGCGGGATCGGCGGAGGGCTCGCTCGACGCGGCGAACATCCTGAAGCCGGCGCTGTCGCGCGGCGAGATTCGCTGCATCGGAGCGACGACGCCGGCCGAGTACCGGAAGTACATCGAGAAGGACCGCTCGCTGGAGCGGCGGTTCCAGGCGGTGAAGGTCGAGCCGCCTACCGAGACCGAGGCGCTGGAGATCCTCAGCCGGATCAAGGACCGCTACGAGCGCTACCACCGCGTGGCGTACTCGCAGGAGGCGATGGAAGCGGCGGTCTACCAGTCGAACCGCTACATCACCGATCGTTTCCTGCCCGACAAGGCCATCGACCTGGTGGACGAGGCGGGGGCGCGCGCCAAGCTCCGGGCCGCGGGCTACAGCGAGGAATTCAGCGAGATCAACAAGAACATCCGCGTCGCGGTAGAGCAGATGGAGAGCGCGACGGCGCAGAAGGACTACGAACGGGCGCAGTTCTTCCGCGAGCAGGAGGTTCTCGCGCGCGAGAACCTGCAGGTGGTGCGCGAGAAGTTCGACGTCGAGGCGGGCGGCCAGCCCGTCGAGGTGGGCTCTGCGGACATCGACGACGTGGTGTCCAAGTGGACCGGTGTGCCCCTGACCACCATCAACCAGGACGAGAGCGCGAAGCTGCTCCGGATGGAGGACGAGCTGCACCGGCGGGTGATCAGCCAGGAGCGGGCGATCTCGGCGCTCGCGCGCGCCATCCGGCGATCCCGCGCGGGGCTGAAGTCGCCGCACAGACCGGTCGGCAGCTTCGTCTTCCTCGGACCGACCGGCGTCGGCAAGACGGAGCTGGCGCGGGCCCTGGCGAGCTTCCTGTTCGGCAGCGACACCGCGCTGGTGCGGTTCGACATGTCGGAGTACATGGAGAAGCACTCCGTCTCGAAGCTGATCGGGTCGCCGCCCGGCTACGTCGGCCACGACGAGGGGGGGCAGCTAACCGAGAAGGTCAAGCGCCACCCCTACTCGGTCGTCCTGCTCGACGAGATCGAGAAGGCGCATCCCGATCTCTTCAACATCCTGCTGCAGGTGTTCGAGGACGGCCATCTCACCGACGGCCTGGGCAATCGCGTCGACTTCAAGAACACCATCGTCATCATGACGTCGAACATCGGCGCCCGCCACATCCAGAAGAAGGCGGCGGTCGGCTTCCAGTCGACGAGCGCGCAGGAAGTGCAGCGCAGCGTGACGGACCTCGTGCTCGGCGAGGTCAAGCGGACGTTCAATCCCGAGTTCGTGAACCGGGTCGACGAGATCATCGTGTTCGAAGCGCTCACCGACGACGATCTGCGCGAGATTCTGCGGATGCTCGTCCGGCAGCTCAACGAGAACTTGGCCGGCCGCGACCTGCGCATCAACCTGGCCCCGGACGTCATCGACTGGATCATCGACCTGACCTGCAAGGACCGCTCCTACGGGGCGCGGCCCCTGCGGCGGGCGATCCAGCGGCACGTGGAGGACCCTCTGTCGGAGGAGTTGATTCGGGGGCGGCTGGAGTCCGGCGAGATCGAGGTCTATCTGGATGCCGGGGTGCTGGCCTACCGGGCCGCCGGCGAGGAGGTGGAGGGGCGGTGCCTCGTTTAG